The Rosa rugosa chromosome 1, drRosRugo1.1, whole genome shotgun sequence genomic sequence AACCAAAGGCCCCTCAGGACAAGCCAACTGACAGCAAGCactccaaaaacacaaaatctcaaGGTGGTAGTCAGGGAACTCAATCACAACCTGCCTGCTCCACAGCAAGTGCATCTGAGATGGCATCTGCAGCACCTCACTCAACCGACCAAGGACATCAGTCACCACTTCAATGCCTTGCCCAAGCAGCTGCACAGATTCATTCACCAACCTCTCCTGAGGTTAAATTGAGAATGACGGAAGATGCTTGCACACCGAATACTGCTTGGGTTAATGCATTGTTTGTGTTTCCACCTCCGGGCGTGTTTCAAACTCCACCTCCAAGAAAAGTCAGTTTGGAAGATATGCAAGCAGAGCCAAACAAGTATCAGATCATTATATCACCAGAGGTTCAGCCTGTTTTTGACGTCGAACCAGTCAATTACACTTCTCCTACAGAACAGATGACAAGAGCTGAGTTCATCAAGCCAATTTTAGAGGAGATATCAGGGCAGGACTCAGAATCTATTGGCCTCTATTGTTATATGGTTAGGacgaagagaaaggagagagtacAAAAAACACATCATATTTTCTGGTGGGACGAGGTGAAAGAGCAAAGGCAGAGGGCGAAAATGACCAGAATCACAgcacaggaaaagaaaaaaggacagaCAGCTAAACAGAAGCCACAGGAGGAAGTGATACATGATTTGACGATTAATGTGGATGACGaggaacaaacagaaaaaaacgaaattgaagTGATAGATTGGCAAAAACGACAACTGTACAACCTACTTGACAGCCCAACTAAAAGCAAACTAGAGAAGTACTGGAACAAGGCAGAACAAAGGTAATGTTTCATGTTACAGCTCACAAGATAGTGACTTAACTTGCCATGTAGCTGTCTGagtcactggacaagtcactgtccagatcatggcaattgccatgtagctggcctagtcactggtcaagtcactgtccaaatcatggcaattgccatgtagctggccaagtcactgtccagatcatggcaattgccatgtagctggcctagtcactgtccagatcatggcaattgccatgtagctggctaaGTCACTGATCAactcactgtccagatcatggcaattgccatgtagctggccaagtcactgtccagatcattggCAAGTGAAAAGTAACTGGCTAAGTCACAGGACTAACAACGTTCTATGTTATGCAGCGTATTATTCTGGGAGGGAAAAGAGCCTGGAAGCGAAATCACAAGGGCAGATGTCAAAATGTTCATAAGCGATCAATCAATAGCAAACAACTGGATTGATTGCTATGGGGAAATGTTGAAGGATGAACTGCAAAACGAAAGTTCACAAAGTTTGGGAAGATCTGCTTTTATGCATAGCATGTGTTGGGTAAGTATGACGAGCACTTTCTCATAAACATTGAATCCttatctctcattctttgtttatttataactcgttctatgtatttctttctttctttttttaaatagtattcgacaatacatttaactgtgagaaac encodes the following:
- the LOC133713574 gene encoding uncharacterized protein LOC133713574, with the protein product MALTEKFESPIARPGDDNDSTPPPPPPSFPPPKPKAPQDKPTDSKHSKNTKSQGGSQGTQSQPACSTASASEMASAAPHSTDQGHQSPLQCLAQAAAQIHSPTSPEVKLRMTEDACTPNTAWVNALFVFPPPGVFQTPPPRKVSLEDMQAEPNKYQIIISPEVQPVFDVEPVNYTSPTEQMTRAEFIKPILEEISGQDSESIGLYCYMVRTKRKERVQKTHHIFWWDEVKEQRQRAKMTRITAQEKKKGQTAKQKPQEEVIHDLTINVDDEEQTEKNEIEVIDWQKRQLYNLLDSPTKSKLEKYWNKAEQSVLFWEGKEPGSEITRADVKMFISDQSIANNWIDCYGEMLKDELQNESSQSLGRSAFMHSMCWYSTIHLTVRNLHQYLCEPLFQNMGKCSMLFFPITHNEEFHHTLLVFDKDIPQWLHFDSMKPRRAGTGECFKSIKKLVEMVELWMRAVKDQADDMLQQGCRMKFDKSQSTHTKLKMVESILSDDEIRTISWIKENYDGGRIPLNHARICPQQDQGSLDCGPFVMYYMDRMTKEEKLPNKVTKAQMMKASH